In one uncultured Devosia sp. genomic region, the following are encoded:
- a CDS encoding carboxypeptidase M32 gives MSFEKLDALGRKLEALEHALSILGADEATHMALGGGDKRAEAMSNLAGMYHEQATAPEIADWIEAARPESEDQKLALAEFKRQYVNATCLPTEFVERRTAATMRSEQLWRDLRAKGDWDSFLPALEGVVALVREEAQLRADALKLAPYDALMDQYDPGNRTADLDLVFDDLKTFLKGFVPEALDAQERRLAKRPRKTLNAPYPIERQRELGLAAMRAVGFDFTHGSLAVSHHPFCGGVPTDVRMTTRYRTDEFLSSLMGVLHETGHALYEQGLPKDWSHWPLGKARGMGIHESQSLFVEMQLSRSPEFWEFALPLVHQHLGEDAIPGWDIGDILNEVNFVQRGYIRVDADEVTYPLHVILRYELEQDLVNGKLEASQIPEAWDAKMTEYLGISTINDPKDGPMQDVHWPGGAFGYFPSYTLGAMIAAQQWAALEKAQPDVRDDIRKGDFTGVNQWRADNIWSQGSRWSTPDLITRATGEPLNADFFKSHLKNRYLA, from the coding sequence ATGTCTTTCGAAAAACTCGACGCCCTCGGCCGCAAACTCGAAGCGCTGGAACATGCGCTCTCCATTCTCGGAGCTGACGAAGCGACCCATATGGCATTGGGCGGCGGCGACAAGCGCGCCGAGGCCATGTCCAACCTGGCGGGCATGTATCACGAACAGGCAACCGCCCCCGAAATTGCGGACTGGATCGAGGCTGCCCGTCCCGAGAGCGAGGACCAGAAACTGGCGCTGGCCGAGTTCAAGCGCCAATATGTCAACGCCACCTGCCTGCCGACCGAATTCGTCGAGCGCCGCACGGCGGCTACCATGCGCAGCGAACAGCTCTGGCGCGACCTGCGCGCCAAGGGCGACTGGGACAGCTTCCTGCCGGCCCTTGAAGGCGTCGTGGCCCTCGTCCGCGAGGAAGCCCAGCTCCGCGCCGACGCGCTCAAGCTCGCGCCCTATGATGCCCTGATGGATCAATATGATCCAGGCAATCGCACCGCCGACCTCGACCTGGTCTTTGACGACCTCAAGACGTTCCTCAAGGGCTTCGTGCCCGAGGCGCTGGATGCCCAGGAGCGCCGTCTGGCGAAGCGCCCACGCAAGACGCTGAACGCGCCCTATCCGATCGAAAGGCAGCGCGAACTGGGCCTTGCCGCCATGCGCGCCGTGGGCTTCGATTTCACCCATGGCTCGCTCGCCGTCTCGCATCACCCCTTCTGCGGTGGCGTGCCCACCGACGTCCGCATGACCACGCGCTACCGCACCGATGAATTTCTGTCCTCGCTGATGGGCGTGCTGCATGAAACCGGCCACGCGCTCTACGAGCAGGGCCTGCCAAAGGATTGGTCACATTGGCCGCTGGGCAAGGCACGCGGCATGGGCATCCACGAGTCGCAGTCGCTGTTTGTCGAAATGCAGCTCTCGCGCAGCCCCGAATTCTGGGAATTTGCCTTGCCGCTGGTGCATCAGCATCTGGGCGAGGACGCCATTCCCGGCTGGGACATCGGCGACATTCTCAACGAAGTGAACTTCGTCCAGCGCGGCTATATCCGCGTCGATGCCGACGAGGTCACCTACCCGCTCCACGTCATCCTGCGCTACGAACTGGAACAGGACCTTGTCAATGGCAAGCTCGAAGCGTCGCAGATCCCCGAGGCCTGGGACGCCAAGATGACCGAATATCTGGGCATTTCCACCATCAACGACCCCAAGGACGGGCCGATGCAGGACGTGCATTGGCCCGGCGGCGCCTTCGGCTATTTCCCCAGCTATACCCTTGGCGCCATGATCGCCGCCCAACAGTGGGCTGCGCTGGAAAAGGCTCAGCCGGACGTTCGCGACGATATCCGCAAGGGCGACTTCACCGGCGTCAATCAGTGGCGGGCCGACAATATCTGGAGCCAGGGCTCACGCTGGTCGACGCCTGACCTCATCACCCGCGCCACCGGCGAACCCCTCAACGCCGACTTCTTCAAGAGCCATCTCAAAAACCGCTACCTGGCCTAG